One Pseudorhodoplanes sinuspersici DNA segment encodes these proteins:
- a CDS encoding IclR family transcriptional regulator, whose product MDRGLDILEFIATAKRPPSFSRLLADLGIPRSSLFHLLNNLQARGFIARDSATEGYGLGPKIVGLAKAAPQPSLSDDVLPFLRELSGEVHETCGFYIRVDDAVEVIGSAISTQALSYTMKVGARAPLYAVSAGKIVLAELEPEALKQYLARTVLTSVTPHTIRSKAQLRQEIQTIKATGFAYSHDEFTPGITAIAIAVREGGSFIGALNVAVPTARFTPDRDAEFREALRAMSQTMGRALT is encoded by the coding sequence TTGGACCGTGGCCTCGACATTCTTGAATTTATCGCCACTGCAAAACGGCCGCCGTCGTTCTCGCGGCTTCTCGCAGATCTCGGCATCCCGCGTAGCAGTCTGTTTCATCTCCTGAACAACTTGCAGGCGCGAGGATTCATCGCACGCGATTCCGCGACCGAGGGTTACGGCCTCGGACCGAAAATCGTCGGGCTCGCAAAAGCCGCGCCTCAGCCATCGCTCAGTGACGACGTCCTGCCATTCCTTCGTGAACTCAGCGGCGAGGTCCATGAAACATGCGGCTTCTATATCCGTGTGGATGATGCGGTGGAGGTGATCGGATCTGCGATCAGCACGCAGGCGCTGTCCTACACAATGAAAGTCGGTGCCCGCGCGCCGCTTTATGCTGTTTCGGCCGGCAAGATCGTTCTTGCCGAGCTCGAGCCTGAGGCGTTGAAGCAATATCTGGCCCGAACCGTGCTCACCTCGGTAACGCCCCACACGATACGATCTAAGGCGCAACTGAGACAGGAAATCCAAACGATCAAGGCGACGGGCTTCGCTTATTCGCACGATGAGTTCACTCCAGGCATTACGGCGATCGCCATCGCGGTTCGGGAGGGAGGCAGCTTCATCGGCGCACTCAACGTGGCTGTGCCGACCGCGCGATTTACGCCTGATCGTGACGCGGAATTCAGAGAAGCCTTGCGTGCTATGTCACAGACAATGGGAAGAGCACTGACCTGA
- a CDS encoding intradiol ring-cleavage dioxygenase: MRNFNELTITDAVVDRIKNTPDDRLKQISTSLIRHLHNFVRDVRLTEAEWAYAIDFLARTGKICDGNRQEFILLSDTLGVSMLVDAINHASPGTTESTVLGPFYVQNPPEYPLGADIRGALKGDPLYAHGRITSSDGRPLTNAIVDVWHSDKDGYYDVQHLDETGGLAGRARFRTDKDGLYRFWSIKPAAYPIPYDGPVGDMLQAQARHPWRPAHVHFMIEAPDHEKLTTHVFVDGDQYLDSDAVFGVKDSLVANFVRHDGGIAPDGQKLDDPFFTLEYDFRLKKR; encoded by the coding sequence ATGAGGAACTTCAACGAACTCACCATCACCGACGCGGTTGTCGATCGCATCAAGAATACGCCGGATGACCGACTGAAGCAGATCAGCACGTCGCTCATCCGGCATCTGCATAATTTCGTACGCGATGTGCGGCTGACCGAAGCCGAGTGGGCTTATGCCATCGACTTCCTGGCACGCACCGGCAAGATCTGCGATGGCAATCGTCAGGAATTCATCCTGCTGTCCGATACGCTCGGGGTGTCGATGCTGGTCGACGCGATCAATCACGCGTCGCCCGGGACCACGGAAAGCACCGTACTCGGCCCCTTCTATGTTCAAAACCCGCCGGAATATCCGCTGGGAGCCGACATTCGCGGCGCGCTGAAAGGCGATCCTCTTTACGCTCACGGCCGCATAACCTCCTCAGACGGCAGGCCACTCACGAATGCCATCGTCGATGTCTGGCATTCCGACAAGGATGGCTACTACGACGTGCAGCATCTCGATGAGACCGGCGGGCTCGCCGGCCGAGCGCGTTTTCGCACCGACAAGGACGGCCTATATCGTTTCTGGTCGATCAAGCCGGCAGCCTATCCCATCCCTTATGACGGCCCCGTCGGCGATATGCTCCAGGCACAGGCGCGGCACCCTTGGCGTCCCGCTCACGTGCACTTTATGATCGAAGCGCCCGATCACGAAAAACTCACAACCCATGTTTTCGTTGATGGCGATCAGTATCTCGATTCCGACGCTGTGTTCGGCGTCAAAGATTCGCTGGTTGCAAATTTCGTCCGGCACGATGGCGGCATAGCACCGGACGGGCAGAAGCTGGATGATCCTTTCTTCACCCTGGAATATGACTTTAGGCTAAAGAAGAGATAA
- a CDS encoding FAD-dependent oxidoreductase, whose amino-acid sequence MPPADCSVLIVGGGPCGLMLANEFGRRGVTAVLVDQKATTAFNPQANATQARTMEHFRRLGFAQEIRALGLPSDFPTDIAYFTRYTKHELARFKLPSAREAVERIKQLSGSWSAAELPHRVSQKFVEQVLRRHAEALPGISVHYGFRLTRFSETAQGIEAEIERVSDGATHRIRSTYLVGADGPRSTVRQALGFGYTGEDGAVRDFFGGRMFAIYLRAPDFYRVVPHPPAWMNVTFNRERRAFMAAVDGKGEFAFHTQLRAHEAESEITPDRALAMFQEAVGAPINAEILSYGTWIAGYALVAEKFQRGRVFIAGDAAHLFTPAGGLGYNTAIEDAVNLGWKLAAAIRGKAGPDLLASYEAERQPNARRNTGYARQFADSLGLFVPVPEIEDDTPQGADARRVAGDYLEAHGRAEFNIPGITFGARYYTSPIVAADGTEPPPDAANLYIPSACPGGRAPHLWLSAEQSLYDLFGFEWTLLRLSRGADGQRIITAATDAGLDLTVVDLPLDEARDLYQADLVLIRPDQIVAWRGNSDETAPEIVRRVLGFETSAAPATV is encoded by the coding sequence ATGCCTCCGGCTGACTGTTCAGTGCTGATCGTCGGTGGCGGTCCCTGCGGACTGATGCTGGCGAACGAATTCGGACGCCGCGGCGTTACCGCTGTGCTCGTGGATCAGAAGGCGACCACGGCTTTCAATCCGCAGGCCAACGCGACTCAAGCTCGCACCATGGAGCATTTCCGGCGCTTGGGGTTCGCGCAGGAGATCAGAGCGCTCGGGCTTCCATCCGATTTTCCAACCGACATTGCCTATTTCACGCGTTATACAAAACACGAACTCGCACGCTTCAAGCTGCCGTCAGCGCGCGAAGCGGTCGAGCGCATCAAGCAGCTCTCCGGCTCATGGAGCGCCGCCGAGCTCCCGCATCGCGTCTCGCAGAAATTCGTCGAACAGGTGCTCAGACGGCATGCCGAAGCCCTTCCCGGAATTTCGGTTCATTACGGCTTTCGGCTGACCCGCTTCAGTGAGACGGCCCAGGGTATCGAAGCCGAGATCGAGCGTGTGAGCGATGGCGCAACGCATCGCATTCGCTCTACCTATCTTGTTGGTGCCGACGGCCCGCGCAGTACCGTGCGCCAGGCCCTCGGTTTCGGGTATACCGGCGAGGACGGCGCCGTGCGCGATTTTTTCGGCGGGCGCATGTTCGCGATCTATCTCCGCGCACCGGATTTCTATCGTGTGGTGCCGCACCCGCCTGCCTGGATGAATGTCACCTTCAATCGCGAACGCCGCGCCTTCATGGCGGCGGTCGATGGCAAAGGCGAGTTTGCCTTCCACACGCAATTGCGCGCTCATGAAGCCGAGAGCGAGATCACGCCAGATCGCGCGCTGGCGATGTTTCAGGAGGCCGTTGGCGCGCCGATCAATGCTGAAATCCTGTCCTACGGCACATGGATCGCAGGCTATGCGCTGGTCGCCGAAAAATTCCAGCGCGGTCGTGTCTTCATCGCCGGCGATGCTGCGCATCTGTTCACGCCTGCCGGTGGACTTGGTTACAACACCGCGATCGAAGACGCAGTGAATCTCGGCTGGAAACTTGCGGCGGCGATCCGCGGGAAAGCCGGCCCTGATCTGCTCGCCAGCTACGAAGCCGAGCGCCAACCGAACGCCAGACGCAACACTGGCTATGCAAGACAATTCGCCGACTCGTTGGGCCTGTTCGTGCCGGTGCCCGAGATCGAAGACGATACCCCTCAAGGCGCAGACGCACGCCGTGTTGCCGGCGACTATCTCGAGGCCCACGGCAGAGCCGAGTTTAACATCCCGGGAATTACCTTCGGCGCGCGTTACTATACCTCGCCCATCGTTGCCGCGGACGGAACAGAACCGCCGCCCGATGCGGCCAATCTCTATATCCCCTCGGCTTGCCCCGGCGGCCGTGCACCACATCTATGGCTCTCGGCAGAGCAATCCCTTTACGACCTTTTCGGGTTTGAATGGACGTTGCTGCGACTCTCTCGCGGAGCCGATGGGCAACGGATTATCACAGCTGCCACCGACGCCGGACTTGACCTGACGGTCGTTGACCTCCCGCTGGACGAAGCGCGCGATCTCTATCAAGCCGATCTCGTCCTGATCAGGCCGGACCAGATCGTGGCATGGCGCGGCAATAGCGACGAAACCGCGCCGGAGATTGTCCGGCGTGTTCTCGGCTTCGAGACATCCGCGGCCCCCGCAACAGTTTGA